From Medicago truncatula cultivar Jemalong A17 chromosome 7, MtrunA17r5.0-ANR, whole genome shotgun sequence, a single genomic window includes:
- the LOC11408947 gene encoding phosphatidylinositol 4-phosphate 5-kinase 5, with product MIGKDGGVFKAWEATVRRTSAVAKKRANSIFGLGALAITNADDEEGSHHHDDNDENGNQVFELYTEEKVLSNGDYYTGQWAENFPHGEGKYLWTDGCMYVGQWFKGKTKGKGRFSWPSGATYEGEFKTGFMDGVGTYTGINGETYKGQWVMNLKHGHGYKSYVNGDWYEGDWRRGVQDGKGRYEWRDMSHYIGEWKNGIIWGKGSFFWPNGNSFEGIWEDGLPKGNGTFRWQDGSYYVGNFSKDDDDNNKDENGKFYPFDESSNESYMNWDPQDLYSELSGYSVCPSEKVSVLPSQKRLAVWRSTRGGESGKPRRMSVDGRASVGGEKPSDRMNLWDGGGSSHGGRGEGDASSGGNRTPPTLGSDYDDDSISSRIDDADDDALNQLQPLKAPKKSKRQGETICKGHKNFELMLNLQLGIRHSVARPAPTASLDLKPSAFDPKEKVWTRFPPEGSKYTPPHPSCDFKWKDYCPVVFRTLRKLFKVDPADYMLSICGNDALRELSSPGKSGSFFYLTNDDRYMIKTMRKAEVKVLIKMLPAYYNHFREHQNTLLTKYYGLHCVKLNGPIQKKVRFIIMGNLFCSEYITHRRYDLKGSSLGRTSDKLEIEISETTILKDLDLNFIFLLQKSWFEEFCRQVDKDCELLEQEGIMDYSLLLGIHFKSISQDGDVLPIAPQSPTGDSENEETSIEDTEHVPSDPSSTILGVNIPAKAERTVRRGDIETQLVGEPIEEFYDVQLTFGIIDILQDYDISKKLEHAYKSIQYDPTSISAVDPRQYSRRFRDFIFRIFTEETFET from the exons ATGATTGGTAAAGATGGAGGTGTTTTTAAGGCATGGGAAGCCACGGTGAGAAGAACAAGTGCAGTAGCTAAAAAACGTGCCAATAGTATATTTGGTCTTGGAGCATTAGCAATTACAAATGCAGACGATGAAGAAGGCAGCCACCACCATGATGATAACGATGAAAATGGAAACCAGGTATTTGAACTATACACCGAAGAGAAGGTTCTTTCCAATGGTGATTACTATACAGGACAATGGGCAGAAAATTTTCCACATGGAGAAGGAAAATATCTATGGACGGATGGGTGCATGTACGTTGGACAATGgttcaaaggaaaaacaaaggGAAAAGGTAGATTCAGTTGGCCTTCAGGCGCTACATATGAAGGCGAATTCAAGACTGGTTTCATGGATGGTGTAGGAACATACACGGGTATTAATGGTGAGACATATAAAGGACAATGGGTGATGAATTTAAAACATGGTCATGGGTATAAGAGTTATGTGAATGGTGATTGGTATGAAGGTGATTGGAGGAGAGGGGTGCAAGATGGAAAAGGGAGGTATGAATGGAGAGATATGAGTCATTATATTGGTGAATGGAAGAATGGGATAATTTGGGGTAAAGGATCATTTTTTTGGCCTAATGGTAATAGCTTTGAAGGGATTTGGGAAGATGGTTTGCCAAAAGGAAATGGAACTTTTAGATGGCAAGATGGAAGTTATTATGTTGGGAACTTTAGtaaggatgatgatgataataataaagatgaaaatgGGAAATTTTATCCATTTGATGAATCATCTAATGAAAGTTATATGAATTGGGATCCTCAAGATTTGTATAGTGAATTGAGTGGCTATTCAGTTTGTCCTAGTGAGAAGGTTTCGGTGTTGCCATCACAAAAGAGACTTGCTGTTTGGAGGTCTACTAGAGGAGGGGAAAGTGGTAAACCTCGGAGAATGTCGGTCGACGGAAGGGCAAGTGTTGGAGGGGAGAAACCAAGTGATAGAATGAATTTGTGGGATGGTGGTGGGAGTAGCCATGGAGGACGAGGAGAGGGTGATGCTAGTAGTGGTGGTAATAGAACTCCTCCTACTTTAGGgagtgattatgatgatgattcaattaGTTCACGTATCGATgatgctgatgatgatgctttGAATCAACTGCAGCCTTTGAAAGCACCAAAGAAATCAAAGAGGCAGGGTGAGACTATATGCAAAGGGCACAAAAATTTTGAGCTCATGCTTAATTTGCAGCTGGGAATTag GCACTCAGTTGCAAGACCTGCTCCTACAGCATCACTTGATCTTAAGCCATCAGCTTTCGACCCAAAGGAGAAAGTGTGGACAAGATTTCCACCTGAAGGATCAAAATATACTCCACCACATCCATCATGTGACTTTAAGTGGAAAGACTATTGCCCTGTAGTTTTTAG GACTCTCAGGAAGCTATTCAAGGTGGATCCAGCTGATTACATGCTTTCCATATGTGGAAATGATGCTCTTCGCGAACTTTCCTCACCTGGAAAAAGTGGAAGCTTCTTTTACTTAACCAACGATGACCGATACATGATAAAGACAATGAGAAAAGCTGAAGTGAAA GTCCTGATAAAAATGCTTCCAGCCTATTACAACCATTTTAGAGAGCATCAAAATACTctattaacaaaatattatgGCCTGCATTGTGTAAAGTTAAATGGACCTATCCAAAAGAAG GTTAGATTTATCATAATGGGAAACCTCTTTTGTTCTGAGTATATCACGCATAGACGCTATGATTTGAAGGGTTCTTCACTTGGTCGCACATCTGATAAGCTTGAGATAGAGATTAGTGAAACCACTATTCTTAAAGATCTTgaccttaattttatatttctactTCAGAAATCTTGGTTTGAAGAGTTTTGCAG ACAAGTTGATAAGGATTGTGAGCTTCTAGAACAAGAGGGAATTATGGACTATAGTCTGCTACTTGGCATTCATTTCAAAAGTATATCACAAGATGGGGATGTTCTTCCGATAGCACCTCAATCTCCTACCG GTGATTCAGAGAATGAAGAAACGTCAATAGAAGACACAGAACATGTTCCTTCTGATCCTTCTAG CACAATCTTGGGTGTGAATATTCCAGCAAAAGCTGAAAGGACAGTCAGAAGAGGCGATATCGAAACACAACTAGTCGGAGAACCAATTGAAGAGTTCTATGATGTTCAACTTACTTTTGGTATCATAGACATACTTCAAGACTATGATATCAGCAAGAAGCTTGAGCATGCCTACAAATCCATTCAATATGACCCTACCTCAATATCAGCAGTTGATCCTAGACAATACTCGAGGCGCTTTCGCGATTT